One window from the genome of Breoghania sp. L-A4 encodes:
- a CDS encoding flagellar hook-length control protein FliK: MNISGDAVGLAGGGLAGAAGGTVRAGLAVSGAAGVAAPAGGAGGLSGVPSLFASHLDVATGAAPAAPLAPMVEGMSVSAAALMDGLFGATAPVLNFSLVSEGADGVAASDVAPDAQIDPLLLVADEPSAIDADEVTLAAAEGALVPPPVVAPVMFPALPDGIVETASFGTDGDLAGDLAGNLAGDLADDLAGDFATPPAAPDAGSDEGNADRPPVVRSAGTTDAPGFFPSVADTPAGGQPVAEPAAPMAPAPSAGLAAATVPLTEPGLDAGLVVRSTPGAAEPVVKPVVGAPGAPAVQVGAGPVAAAPESAVAADDADVPPLKREAALPQMPVGASATRPVAAAPAGPNGAQAAPLQAVQPVATAQVAPLVIGDVAQAVDADGVPATEVAKSPVDPAQPLRAATTAPAAAQNNAAQAPVVAAGVQNTASQNTTSQNTAGQNMLGQTSLDGEGQPGGDAGDGAESADADGVVRPQTNAAATEPRKPVVSSTMTVQAAAAPAVAVGVEVLGGDLADGGDGYEAVAGNTARSGQPFVTPASNGAPAAQTLPMALMAMEITRNAQRGQTRFEIRLDPPELGRVDVRLKIGDDGQVRAHLIVERPETLDMMQRDQRGMERALENAGLKTASDGGLSFSLKDQGGQASADGGNEHRETNGFGEAVAGDQPVDQQAALERVAAYTRGGASGLDIRV; encoded by the coding sequence ATGAACATCTCGGGAGATGCGGTTGGGCTGGCAGGCGGTGGGCTTGCGGGCGCGGCCGGCGGTACGGTTCGCGCCGGTCTTGCCGTCTCGGGCGCGGCGGGCGTCGCGGCCCCCGCCGGTGGGGCGGGCGGGCTGTCAGGCGTTCCCTCGCTCTTCGCCAGTCATCTCGATGTCGCCACGGGCGCCGCGCCGGCTGCTCCCCTTGCGCCGATGGTGGAGGGCATGAGCGTCTCCGCGGCGGCGCTGATGGATGGCCTGTTCGGCGCGACGGCGCCGGTGCTGAATTTCTCGCTTGTGTCAGAAGGCGCCGACGGCGTTGCGGCCTCGGATGTGGCGCCGGACGCGCAGATCGATCCATTGCTTCTTGTGGCGGACGAACCGTCCGCTATTGACGCGGACGAAGTCACTCTGGCTGCGGCCGAAGGCGCGCTCGTGCCGCCGCCCGTCGTGGCGCCTGTCATGTTTCCCGCGCTGCCGGATGGAATTGTGGAGACCGCATCGTTTGGCACGGACGGTGATCTTGCTGGCGACCTTGCCGGCAACCTTGCTGGCGATCTCGCTGATGATCTTGCCGGCGATTTTGCAACGCCTCCCGCCGCCCCAGACGCGGGCTCGGACGAGGGCAATGCCGATCGCCCGCCGGTGGTTCGGAGTGCAGGCACGACGGACGCTCCCGGTTTCTTCCCCAGTGTGGCGGACACGCCGGCTGGCGGTCAGCCTGTGGCTGAGCCCGCAGCGCCGATGGCGCCTGCGCCTTCCGCTGGTCTTGCCGCGGCTACGGTGCCGCTGACCGAGCCAGGTCTCGATGCGGGGCTCGTGGTCCGGTCAACTCCCGGCGCGGCTGAGCCCGTCGTGAAACCTGTGGTCGGCGCGCCGGGAGCCCCGGCGGTTCAAGTGGGCGCCGGGCCCGTCGCCGCAGCGCCGGAAAGCGCCGTTGCTGCGGATGATGCGGATGTGCCGCCGTTGAAACGCGAAGCCGCCCTGCCGCAAATGCCCGTGGGTGCATCCGCGACCCGGCCCGTCGCGGCTGCGCCGGCCGGCCCCAATGGCGCGCAGGCCGCGCCGCTGCAAGCGGTCCAGCCGGTCGCGACGGCGCAAGTGGCGCCCCTTGTCATCGGCGATGTCGCACAGGCGGTTGACGCGGACGGTGTTCCTGCAACCGAGGTTGCGAAGTCTCCCGTGGATCCCGCCCAGCCGCTGCGCGCGGCAACGACTGCTCCGGCCGCCGCACAGAACAACGCTGCGCAGGCGCCGGTTGTCGCAGCCGGGGTCCAGAACACAGCCAGCCAGAACACAACCAGCCAGAACACGGCCGGACAGAACATGCTCGGGCAGACATCGCTCGACGGAGAGGGCCAGCCGGGCGGCGACGCGGGTGATGGCGCCGAGAGTGCAGACGCGGATGGCGTGGTTCGTCCCCAGACCAATGCGGCGGCCACTGAGCCCCGCAAGCCGGTCGTCTCGTCCACGATGACCGTTCAGGCTGCCGCCGCTCCGGCGGTCGCTGTCGGGGTCGAGGTGCTTGGTGGCGATCTCGCCGACGGCGGTGACGGCTATGAGGCCGTCGCCGGCAACACCGCGCGTTCGGGCCAGCCTTTCGTGACGCCTGCGTCCAACGGCGCGCCCGCGGCGCAAACCCTGCCCATGGCCCTGATGGCCATGGAAATCACCCGCAATGCCCAGCGCGGCCAGACCCGGTTCGAGATCCGTCTTGATCCGCCGGAACTGGGTCGGGTGGATGTCCGGTTGAAGATCGGTGACGATGGCCAGGTGCGGGCGCATTTGATCGTCGAACGCCCTGAGACGCTCGACATGATGCAGCGCGATCAGCGTGGCATGGAGCGGGCTTTGGAAAATGCCGGGTTGAAGACGGCGAGCGATGGCGGGCTGTCCTTCTCGCTGAAGGATCAGGGCGGGCAGGCATCTGCCGACGGCGGCAATGAGCATCGAGAGACGAACGGTTTCGGCGAAGCCGTCGCCGGCGATCAGCCGGTCGACCAGCAGGCGGCGCTGGAACGGGTCGCGGCCTATACGCGTGGTGGCGCGAGCGGGCTGGATATACGTGTGTGA
- a CDS encoding DUF1153 domain-containing protein, protein MTEQVRSRVKYVIGPDGSPLTIADLPPTSTKRWVIRRKAEVVAAVRGGLLSLDEACQRYTLTVEEFLSWQSSIDRHGLAGLRATRVQQYRS, encoded by the coding sequence ATGACCGAGCAAGTTCGTTCTCGTGTCAAATATGTAATCGGGCCCGACGGCAGCCCATTGACGATTGCCGATCTTCCGCCGACGTCCACTAAAAGGTGGGTCATTCGGCGCAAGGCTGAAGTGGTCGCCGCTGTTCGCGGCGGGCTGCTTTCCCTCGACGAAGCATGTCAGCGATATACGCTGACAGTCGAGGAATTCCTGTCGTGGCAAAGTTCCATCGACAGGCACGGTCTTGCGGGCTTGCGCGCAACGCGGGTTCAACAATATCGGTCTTGA
- the mnmA gene encoding tRNA 2-thiouridine(34) synthase MnmA: MLNSLDLPGRPEDTRVVVAMSGGVDSSVVAGLLKREGYDVVGVTLQLYDHGEAVHRKGACCAGQDIHDARRVAETLGIPHYVLDYEERFREAVIDRFAESYIAGETPIPCVSCNQTVKFHDLLETAKTLGADVLATGHYVRSRRGESGAQQLFRPVDLDRDQSYFLFATTPEQLDFLRFPLGGLTKPETREIARELGLEIADKHDSQDICFVPTGKYADIIARLKPGAAEPGDIVHVDGRVLGRHEGIIHYTVGQRRGIGITASEPLYVVHLDAEGGRVVVGPRDALMTHRLHLRDVNWLGDTALADLPAEGVEIYAKVRSTRPPRQALLKVEDGAVVVELADGEHGVAPGQACVFYDTDGDAARVFGGGWIDRTERSGSAEAALARLDEPKAAVTHA; this comes from the coding sequence ATGCTCAACAGCCTGGATCTGCCCGGCCGGCCGGAAGACACGCGCGTCGTCGTCGCCATGTCGGGCGGCGTCGACTCCTCCGTTGTCGCCGGCCTGCTGAAGCGCGAGGGCTACGACGTGGTCGGCGTGACGTTGCAGCTCTACGACCATGGCGAGGCCGTCCACCGCAAGGGCGCCTGCTGCGCCGGCCAGGACATTCACGACGCCCGCCGCGTAGCCGAGACGCTCGGCATCCCGCATTACGTTCTCGACTACGAGGAGCGCTTCCGCGAAGCGGTGATCGACCGGTTCGCCGAAAGCTACATCGCCGGGGAGACGCCGATCCCCTGTGTCTCATGCAATCAGACCGTAAAATTCCACGACCTTCTGGAAACCGCCAAGACCCTGGGCGCCGACGTGCTGGCCACCGGCCACTACGTGCGCTCGCGCCGCGGCGAAAGCGGAGCCCAGCAGCTTTTCCGGCCCGTGGACCTGGACCGCGACCAGAGCTATTTCCTCTTCGCCACCACGCCCGAGCAGCTCGACTTCCTGCGCTTCCCGCTCGGCGGACTGACCAAGCCGGAGACCCGCGAGATCGCCCGCGAGCTCGGCCTGGAGATCGCCGACAAGCACGACAGCCAGGACATCTGCTTCGTTCCCACCGGGAAATACGCCGACATCATCGCCCGGCTGAAGCCCGGCGCTGCGGAACCCGGCGACATCGTGCATGTGGACGGCCGGGTGCTGGGCCGGCACGAGGGCATCATCCATTACACGGTGGGCCAGCGCCGCGGCATCGGCATCACCGCCAGCGAGCCGCTCTACGTGGTGCATCTGGACGCCGAAGGCGGCCGTGTCGTGGTCGGCCCGCGCGACGCGCTGATGACCCACCGGCTGCATCTGCGCGACGTCAACTGGCTCGGCGACACGGCTCTGGCCGACCTGCCGGCCGAGGGCGTGGAGATCTACGCCAAGGTGCGCTCCACCCGGCCGCCGCGCCAGGCGCTGCTCAAGGTGGAAGACGGCGCCGTGGTGGTCGAGCTTGCCGACGGCGAGCACGGGGTGGCCCCCGGCCAGGCCTGCGTCTTCTATGATACCGACGGCGACGCCGCGCGGGTGTTCGGCGGCGGCTGGATCGACCGCACCGAGCGCTCCGGCTCGGCCGAAGCCGCGCTGGCCCGGCTCGACGAGCCCAAGGCCGCGGTGACGCACGCATGA
- a CDS encoding flagellar hook capping FlgD N-terminal domain-containing protein, translating into MDVSGASSTTKTTGGASNDSATLSSNYEMFLTLLTTQLKVQDPLDPMNADDFTNQLVQYSAIEQQIKTNANLDELISSVQSQSAAGLVSYLGTKVVADGVQSVLEDGEAVWGFTSGAGAETAEISIRNSDGAVMFTEKIEITEGSSAYVWDGRTNSGVDAPDGTFSISIAAKDGSGNAVSVDTQMSGVVDGIDLSGTEPILKVGGALIPLSSIHSVSRSL; encoded by the coding sequence ATGGATGTTTCGGGCGCTTCCTCAACGACGAAGACCACGGGCGGCGCGAGCAACGATTCCGCGACGCTGTCGTCCAACTACGAGATGTTCCTGACGCTGCTCACGACCCAGCTGAAGGTGCAGGATCCGCTTGATCCGATGAACGCTGACGATTTCACCAACCAGCTGGTGCAATATTCGGCCATCGAACAACAGATCAAGACCAACGCCAATCTGGATGAACTGATCTCATCGGTGCAATCCCAGAGCGCGGCTGGCCTGGTCTCCTATCTCGGGACGAAAGTGGTCGCTGATGGCGTTCAGAGCGTTCTGGAGGACGGAGAGGCCGTTTGGGGCTTCACGTCAGGGGCCGGCGCCGAGACGGCGGAAATCTCGATCCGCAATTCCGATGGCGCGGTGATGTTCACGGAGAAGATCGAGATCACGGAAGGCTCGTCCGCCTATGTTTGGGATGGCCGGACCAACAGCGGCGTCGACGCGCCGGACGGCACCTTCTCGATTTCGATCGCAGCAAAGGATGGCAGTGGCAATGCGGTGTCCGTGGACACGCAAATGTCCGGCGTGGTCGATGGCATCGATCTGAGCGGGACCGAGCCCATCCTCAAGGTTGGCGGCGCTCTGATCCCCTTGTCGTCGATCCATTCCGTCAGCAGGTCGCTGTAG